The proteins below are encoded in one region of Sulfolobus sp. A20:
- a CDS encoding DUF6955 family protein gives MKIYIWLSEENAKRLDELGLNYAKEVLGGIKRIEIEVNENIIRELLKIFPYAKVDTSTTNSIELLPKSFKDTVLKIIIEERDEPFKALIKAIQIFKDNSST, from the coding sequence ATGAAAATTTATATTTGGCTAAGTGAGGAAAATGCAAAAAGGTTAGATGAGTTGGGATTGAATTACGCTAAGGAGGTACTAGGTGGAATTAAGAGAATCGAAATAGAGGTCAATGAAAATATAATAAGGGAGTTACTCAAAATATTTCCTTACGCAAAAGTGGATACGTCAACAACTAACTCTATAGAATTATTACCAAAGTCCTTTAAAGATACTGTATTGAAAATCATAATAGAGGAAAGAGATGAGCCATTTAAAGCCTTGATTAAGGCTATCCAAATATTTAAAGATAATTCATCAACGTGA
- a CDS encoding DUF1059 domain-containing protein has translation MAKYSFKCADVGMDCGFEIQNAGTEDELLEMLKVHAKASHGLTSIPPELVNKIKQNIKKSAKYSFACASVGMNCGFEIVGASSEQELLEELSLHAKMSHGMTSIPQDTLNKIKQNIKAM, from the coding sequence ATGGCAAAGTACTCATTCAAATGTGCGGATGTAGGAATGGATTGCGGATTCGAAATACAAAACGCTGGGACTGAAGATGAGCTATTAGAGATGCTTAAAGTTCACGCTAAGGCTAGTCATGGACTAACTTCCATCCCTCCTGAACTCGTAAATAAAATAAAGCAAAACATAAAGAAATCAGCTAAATACAGTTTTGCTTGTGCTAGTGTAGGAATGAACTGTGGATTTGAAATTGTTGGTGCATCATCAGAACAAGAATTGCTAGAAGAACTTTCTCTTCACGCCAAGATGTCACATGGAATGACATCTATTCCACAAGATACCCTAAATAAGATAAAACAAAACATAAAGGCAATGTAA
- a CDS encoding SAM-dependent methyltransferase, whose translation MGAGPGDPELITLKGLRYLRVADVVIYDKLTKELVEYANPNSIKYFLSPDEDEVDVVIRFIKEGNRLIVRLKNGDPYVFGRGARLCQELFGIVECEVIPGVSAVNSVPAYAGIPLTSPRYSNMITIISATDEGGKMFNFEKIPDAGTLVVLMAGKKLGEVGKALMSKRSPLEEVAIIERGTYYDQRVYITRLEDLNEYKPNSPSMLVLGEVIKLRKFLWKLS comes from the coding sequence ATAGGAGCAGGACCGGGAGATCCAGAGTTGATAACACTTAAGGGATTGAGATATTTAAGGGTAGCAGATGTCGTGATATATGATAAACTCACAAAGGAATTAGTTGAATATGCTAACCCTAATAGTATAAAATATTTCTTATCTCCAGATGAAGACGAAGTTGATGTTGTAATTAGGTTTATCAAGGAAGGTAATAGGTTAATTGTTAGATTGAAGAATGGAGATCCTTATGTATTTGGAAGAGGTGCGAGATTATGCCAAGAATTATTCGGCATAGTAGAGTGTGAAGTTATCCCAGGTGTGTCAGCAGTTAATTCGGTTCCTGCTTATGCTGGTATACCATTAACTTCTCCAAGATATTCTAATATGATAACAATTATCTCAGCAACAGACGAAGGTGGGAAAATGTTTAACTTTGAAAAGATTCCCGATGCGGGTACTTTAGTTGTTTTAATGGCTGGGAAGAAACTTGGGGAAGTAGGTAAAGCTTTGATGAGTAAAAGGTCTCCTCTTGAAGAGGTAGCAATAATCGAAAGAGGAACTTACTATGATCAACGAGTTTACATTACTAGACTTGAGGATTTAAACGAGTATAAGCCTAACTCTCCTTCCATGTTGGTGTTAGGTGAGGTAATCAAATTACGGAAATTTTTGTGGAAGTTGTCATGA
- a CDS encoding alcohol dehydrogenase catalytic domain-containing protein produces the protein MRAALLTQFNSPLVITKDAQPKGEGVKVDVVSTGVCGRDLVIWKGGFRNAKLPLILGHEIVGYYDNKPVAVYPNIFCGNCEYCKSGKENLCENSIILGETEKFTGGYAEQVIVPERNLIPLPDDKFEKYASTMDPLATAIHATKLVKLERDSKVLVTGAGGGVGIHLSQYLKYIGVKEVYGLSSKGRKLEELGIKAISDLRNEKFDAIFELVGSKTINDSIRALKKEGTLILIGNIEGEPITLLRPALTIMRQQKIIGSASYTKAEYEEAIRIIGENKIKAIYETFELEQINEAYKRMMSRQVFGRAVIKVR, from the coding sequence GTGAGAGCAGCCTTACTTACTCAATTTAATTCACCACTAGTTATAACTAAAGATGCACAGCCTAAAGGAGAGGGTGTCAAAGTTGACGTAGTTTCTACTGGAGTATGTGGGAGAGATTTAGTCATTTGGAAGGGAGGGTTTAGGAACGCTAAGCTTCCGCTAATCTTAGGTCATGAGATAGTTGGATATTATGACAACAAACCTGTTGCAGTTTATCCTAACATATTTTGCGGTAATTGTGAATATTGTAAAAGCGGCAAGGAAAACTTGTGTGAAAATAGTATCATTTTAGGGGAGACTGAGAAATTTACTGGTGGGTATGCTGAACAAGTTATAGTGCCGGAGAGAAATCTAATTCCATTACCTGATGATAAGTTTGAGAAATATGCCTCTACTATGGATCCCTTAGCCACTGCAATTCACGCTACGAAATTGGTTAAGCTAGAGAGAGACAGTAAAGTATTGGTAACGGGAGCTGGTGGAGGTGTTGGAATACATTTATCTCAGTATTTGAAATATATTGGAGTCAAAGAGGTTTATGGACTGAGTTCTAAGGGAAGAAAGCTTGAAGAATTAGGGATAAAAGCGATAAGTGACTTGAGAAATGAGAAATTTGATGCCATATTTGAATTAGTTGGTTCAAAGACCATTAATGATTCCATAAGAGCCTTAAAGAAAGAGGGTACGTTAATTTTAATAGGTAATATAGAAGGTGAGCCTATAACATTATTAAGACCGGCATTAACTATAATGAGACAGCAAAAGATAATAGGCTCAGCGTCTTATACTAAAGCTGAATATGAGGAAGCAATAAGGATCATTGGAGAAAATAAGATTAAGGCTATATACGAAACGTTTGAGTTAGAACAGATAAACGAGGCATACAAAAGAATGATGAGTAGGCAGGTTTTTGGAAGGGCAGTGATAAAAGTCAGATGA
- a CDS encoding XdhC family protein: MSSCEIFPLISKLSAEGKRFAVVSIYKENRLERTLVVDGKVLLGSLDREILDLANEALEEGKVIEREYKGAKIFIEPIEPRPSIIIVGSGIIAKFLAKIGFDLGYYVAVVGSGDIKEDEFPQVFAISNDLAVLEQIIQEDSIVIVANEGGKPYDIDALYIAMKKRARFVGLLASQKRAALMMALLIQRGIPLDEIKQRFHSPLGLDIGSKTAEEIALSILAEVVKFIRGGSGKHLMEVKNPYLLLKDALERKIEDKCMFVPKSLSQ; the protein is encoded by the coding sequence ATGAGTTCTTGCGAGATATTTCCTTTAATTTCAAAACTTAGTGCAGAAGGAAAGCGATTTGCTGTAGTATCTATTTACAAGGAGAATAGGTTAGAAAGAACACTTGTGGTAGACGGTAAAGTTTTATTGGGAAGCCTTGATAGAGAAATATTGGATCTAGCTAATGAGGCTTTAGAAGAAGGAAAGGTGATTGAAAGAGAGTATAAGGGCGCTAAGATCTTCATTGAGCCAATCGAACCTAGACCATCAATTATAATTGTTGGTTCTGGAATAATAGCTAAATTCTTAGCTAAAATAGGTTTTGATCTAGGCTATTACGTTGCTGTAGTTGGAAGTGGCGATATTAAAGAAGATGAATTTCCGCAAGTTTTCGCAATATCTAATGATCTAGCCGTTTTAGAGCAGATAATTCAAGAAGACTCTATCGTAATCGTGGCTAATGAGGGAGGCAAACCATATGATATTGATGCATTGTATATAGCAATGAAGAAAAGAGCAAGATTTGTAGGGCTTTTAGCTAGTCAAAAGAGAGCCGCGTTAATGATGGCTTTGTTAATACAGAGAGGTATTCCATTAGATGAAATTAAGCAAAGGTTTCACTCCCCGTTAGGATTGGATATAGGGTCAAAGACCGCTGAAGAAATAGCTTTAAGTATATTGGCTGAAGTAGTGAAGTTCATCAGAGGAGGAAGCGGAAAACACTTAATGGAGGTAAAGAATCCATATTTATTGTTAAAAGACGCTTTAGAGAGAAAAATAGAGGACAAATGTATGTTCGTTCCTAAATCATTAAGCCAATGA
- a CDS encoding DUF1059 domain-containing protein: MVFGLGKKKKFNFSCSSVGMNCGFEIRGASSEQELLEILKVHAKTVHNLSEIPDDVLNKIKQNIKKV, from the coding sequence ATGGTATTTGGTTTAGGTAAGAAAAAGAAGTTCAACTTCAGTTGTAGCAGTGTTGGTATGAACTGTGGATTTGAAATAAGGGGAGCGAGTTCAGAACAAGAATTGTTAGAAATTCTGAAGGTTCATGCTAAAACAGTTCATAATCTGAGTGAGATACCGGATGATGTTTTAAATAAGATAAAACAGAATATAAAGAAAGTGTGA
- a CDS encoding sulfurtransferase, with protein sequence MEQQVVVDTKWVLEHLKDENVRIVEVDYDPNTSYYVWHVPSAVLIRWREDLRHPVLRDFIGPNDFEKLMESKGISNYTTVVLYGDYNNWFAVYAFWLFKAYGHNDVRIMNGGRTKWAKDNLPAEQGPKEPQYPKTTYKVNKIDWGSHRAFFWEVLQRLTKGDVGKSVILVDVRSPKEYTGEIRAPPEYADEQTQVGGHIPGAISFPWAQAVNQETGEFKPIDELRRLFQNAGVSPDKEIITYCRIGERAAHTWFVLKYLLGYPAVRVYDGSWAEWGNVVGAPVKKGTEP encoded by the coding sequence ATGGAGCAACAAGTAGTAGTAGATACTAAATGGGTTTTGGAGCATCTAAAGGACGAGAATGTAAGAATAGTGGAAGTAGATTACGATCCTAACACTTCATATTATGTTTGGCATGTACCGAGTGCAGTATTAATAAGGTGGAGAGAGGATTTGAGACATCCAGTACTGAGAGACTTTATAGGTCCAAACGATTTTGAAAAACTGATGGAATCTAAGGGGATTAGTAATTATACTACAGTAGTACTTTATGGTGATTACAATAACTGGTTCGCCGTCTATGCTTTTTGGCTATTTAAGGCTTATGGTCACAATGACGTTAGAATTATGAATGGTGGAAGGACAAAATGGGCAAAGGATAATTTACCAGCTGAACAAGGACCTAAAGAGCCTCAATATCCTAAAACTACCTATAAGGTTAATAAAATTGATTGGGGTAGTCATAGAGCGTTTTTCTGGGAGGTGTTACAAAGATTAACTAAAGGAGACGTAGGAAAATCAGTAATATTAGTAGATGTAAGATCACCTAAAGAGTATACTGGTGAGATAAGAGCGCCACCAGAATACGCAGATGAGCAAACACAAGTTGGAGGTCACATACCTGGAGCAATAAGCTTTCCTTGGGCTCAAGCTGTAAATCAAGAGACCGGAGAGTTTAAGCCTATAGATGAATTAAGGAGACTATTCCAAAACGCTGGAGTATCCCCAGATAAAGAGATAATAACATATTGTAGAATTGGTGAAAGGGCAGCACATACATGGTTTGTATTAAAATATCTACTAGGTTATCCAGCAGTTAGAGTATATGATGGTTCTTGGGCTGAATGGGGTAACGTTGTAGGGGCTCCAGTGAAAAAAGGAACTGAACCATGA
- a CDS encoding nitrite/sulfite reductase encodes MEFNRDKARANQVKDWIYMVRVTIPGGGPILPKQWRILDDISNKYTISDAYTGYPSPSLKITTRQDIQLHHIKKKDLVNVIREIGESGFLTLNGCGDNVRNTVSCPITRYFNVFDPNGLARKIANYFKLPTGMYIQVFEIDPEQVKKLDERPVEGHFHYPDNLLPRKFKIGIAGIVKLGDKYYVDDCIDVRANDVGIVPIVSEEGKVGEFQIYVGGSLGENNTNPSFSALALPLGTVKESELIKTLDAIVKIQAEWGDRKNRHWARFKYVVYMQGIEWIRRKIKEYSGVEIGPIKNIHLVKDLHLGWYTLNDKWAFGMFIENGRVIDGRNGKIKSIIRYIADNFEDVKFYTTSNQHLIIAEIYDEEKERIDKIIGDLNKKSNLRVYSTACVGFPTCKLSFTDSERYLPKVIDELEKRGWGNSLVSIGLSGCVAQCSRPSLHPIGWIGSGYELYMLKVGGDNQHCGEPLIDYDENVIYLYQVPSRRVVDVTEALVELYEKNKDLGKTPSEVFRRLGNKKIIEWLKSHEKTKDLMRPHKFDRKVEGYKEFHDLLIRRLEEVRKFSE; translated from the coding sequence ATGGAATTCAATAGAGATAAAGCTAGGGCTAATCAAGTTAAGGACTGGATTTACATGGTAAGAGTTACAATTCCCGGTGGAGGACCGATATTACCTAAACAATGGAGAATTTTAGATGATATTTCAAATAAATATACTATAAGTGATGCATATACTGGTTATCCCTCTCCTAGCCTTAAGATAACGACCAGACAAGATATACAGCTTCATCATATAAAAAAGAAGGATTTGGTAAATGTTATAAGAGAAATTGGCGAATCTGGATTTTTGACGTTAAATGGTTGTGGAGATAACGTTAGGAACACTGTAAGCTGTCCTATAACGAGATATTTTAATGTGTTTGACCCTAACGGATTAGCTAGAAAAATTGCCAATTACTTTAAGCTTCCAACTGGAATGTATATTCAAGTATTTGAAATAGATCCTGAACAAGTAAAAAAATTGGATGAAAGACCGGTAGAAGGACATTTCCACTATCCAGATAATTTGTTACCCAGAAAGTTCAAGATAGGAATAGCTGGAATAGTTAAGCTAGGTGATAAGTATTACGTAGATGATTGTATTGATGTTAGAGCGAATGATGTTGGTATAGTTCCAATAGTCTCTGAGGAAGGAAAGGTAGGGGAATTTCAGATCTACGTTGGGGGAAGTTTAGGCGAGAATAATACTAATCCCTCTTTTTCAGCGTTAGCACTTCCTTTAGGCACTGTAAAAGAAAGTGAATTAATTAAGACCTTGGACGCAATAGTTAAGATTCAGGCTGAATGGGGGGATAGGAAAAATAGACATTGGGCTAGATTTAAGTACGTTGTTTACATGCAAGGAATCGAGTGGATAAGACGAAAAATCAAGGAATATAGCGGAGTTGAAATAGGTCCTATAAAAAATATTCACTTAGTGAAGGATTTACACTTAGGCTGGTATACGTTAAACGATAAATGGGCTTTTGGCATGTTTATAGAGAATGGGAGAGTAATTGATGGCAGAAATGGCAAAATAAAATCTATTATTAGATATATAGCTGATAATTTCGAAGACGTAAAATTCTACACGACGTCAAATCAGCATCTCATTATAGCTGAGATCTACGATGAGGAGAAGGAGAGAATTGACAAAATAATAGGCGATTTGAATAAAAAATCTAACTTAAGAGTATATTCAACTGCATGTGTGGGTTTTCCTACATGTAAGCTCTCCTTCACCGATTCTGAAAGATATTTACCTAAGGTTATTGATGAGTTAGAGAAGAGAGGATGGGGAAACTCATTAGTATCAATAGGGCTCTCCGGATGTGTTGCCCAGTGTTCCAGACCATCTCTTCATCCAATAGGATGGATAGGAAGCGGGTATGAGTTATATATGTTAAAGGTAGGAGGAGATAATCAACATTGTGGCGAGCCATTAATTGACTACGACGAGAACGTGATATATCTCTATCAAGTACCATCACGAAGAGTAGTTGATGTAACAGAAGCTTTAGTAGAGTTATACGAGAAGAATAAGGACTTGGGAAAGACCCCAAGTGAAGTATTTAGAAGGTTAGGCAATAAGAAAATAATAGAATGGTTGAAATCTCATGAAAAAACTAAAGACTTAATGAGACCTCACAAATTTGATAGGAAAGTTGAAGGATATAAGGAATTTCATGATTTACTGATTAGAAGATTAGAGGAGGTGAGGAAGTTCAGTGAGTAG
- a CDS encoding phosphoadenylyl-sulfate reductase: protein MILEDEIRHLNENGGPLDVLKWGIERFHPNIALAFSGQAEDVVILDMLNKIVKVPKVFVIDTGRLHQETYDLLEEVRNKYVLDLRIYFPDHNEIEEMVNNYGINLFYKGVEYRKLCCNLRKVSPLKRALSGLSAWITGLRKEQNFTREKVNRVEIDEINGGIIKLNPLADWTWDQVWGYVKENNLPYNKLYDRGYKSIGCQPCTRPVKPWEHPRAGRWWWEKSGDRECGLHFREKR from the coding sequence ATGATCTTAGAAGACGAAATAAGGCATCTGAATGAAAATGGAGGTCCTTTAGATGTTTTAAAATGGGGTATTGAGAGGTTTCATCCCAATATTGCCCTAGCCTTCAGCGGTCAAGCTGAGGACGTGGTAATACTCGATATGCTGAATAAAATAGTGAAAGTGCCTAAAGTATTTGTTATAGACACGGGAAGACTACATCAAGAGACTTATGATCTGCTAGAAGAGGTAAGGAACAAATATGTATTAGACTTAAGGATCTATTTTCCGGATCATAATGAAATTGAAGAAATGGTAAATAATTACGGAATTAATTTATTCTATAAAGGTGTAGAATATAGAAAATTATGTTGTAATCTGAGAAAGGTCAGTCCTTTGAAGAGAGCTCTAAGTGGTCTTAGCGCTTGGATAACTGGATTGAGAAAAGAGCAAAATTTCACTAGGGAAAAGGTAAATAGGGTAGAGATTGATGAGATTAATGGAGGTATAATAAAATTAAATCCCTTAGCTGACTGGACATGGGACCAAGTTTGGGGTTATGTGAAGGAAAATAATTTACCTTATAATAAATTATATGATAGAGGGTACAAGAGTATAGGTTGCCAACCATGTACTCGCCCCGTAAAACCTTGGGAACATCCTAGAGCGGGAAGATGGTGGTGGGAGAAAAGCGGAGACAGAGAATGTGGTTTACATTTTAGAGAGAAGAGGTGA
- a CDS encoding winged helix-turn-helix transcriptional regulator has protein sequence MDIVDKRILYYLLKDGRISQRRIASLLNLTPASLNYRFKKLMDSGILRGFKLYINPNFLGKYNLYIAFKNYNDIDADWISFKLKCLEWLNVYGIYASNHDELKDKITFMSKELGEPVLSYFPVQSIFRPSNIDKMIIEVLKKDPRLPSSEIAKSLNISSKIIEKHIRYLRHKGLILVIPDIDLGKTDIVIFSMFSKNIDEITVVLQECKLWQFTDGYAGITVCYSDNMERARKIIAAARQIDKSADVMIIYDYLFK, from the coding sequence ATGGATATTGTTGACAAGAGGATTCTCTACTACCTGCTGAAAGATGGAAGAATTTCTCAAAGGAGAATAGCCTCTTTACTTAATCTAACACCTGCCAGCTTAAATTACAGATTTAAGAAATTGATGGATAGTGGGATCTTAAGAGGTTTCAAGCTTTATATAAATCCTAATTTTTTAGGAAAGTATAATCTTTATATAGCGTTTAAGAATTATAATGATATAGACGCGGACTGGATTTCTTTTAAGCTTAAGTGTTTAGAGTGGTTAAACGTTTATGGAATATATGCCTCCAATCATGACGAATTGAAGGACAAAATCACGTTCATGTCAAAGGAATTAGGTGAGCCAGTACTATCATATTTTCCGGTACAATCTATATTTAGACCATCCAACATAGATAAAATGATAATAGAAGTATTGAAGAAGGACCCTAGATTACCTTCTTCGGAAATAGCTAAAAGTTTGAACATAAGCTCAAAGATTATCGAGAAACATATACGATATTTAAGACATAAGGGTTTGATATTAGTAATTCCAGACATAGACCTAGGAAAAACTGATATAGTCATATTCTCTATGTTCTCTAAAAATATAGATGAAATAACAGTTGTTCTCCAAGAATGCAAATTATGGCAATTTACTGACGGTTACGCTGGGATTACCGTTTGTTATTCTGACAACATGGAGAGAGCTAGAAAGATAATAGCTGCAGCTAGGCAAATAGATAAATCTGCCGATGTTATGATAATTTATGACTATCTTTTTAAATAG
- a CDS encoding NAD(P)/FAD-dependent oxidoreductase, producing the protein MKKKIVIVGGGNAGSVIANLLAEKLDVTVIEPNDYHVYQPGLVDYMIGYVNREKIIKPINVLLKPSVRLVKARARKIIPEDRAVITEDEKKYEADYLVIATGGENKALFNIRGYHTLAEGDNIREIINSPKGKNFVIGSLPGVIKCPAAPWEISFLLKSKYPEANVTILIPAKQPPPIQLPISTLFSKIASSLGIKILKGFVIGEVNYDSKTIISTEGEKTSFDNLIIDTPIMTTFPDLADNSGLIPVDKHTLLHSDGVFVVGDANNTPTPKTGAAAHLQAETVVNNILAEVEGNRSKELYRGDAMCALYTSRREGALVWLNYDRSKVLGPSTIYRYMKEMFINLYWSSLNGSIDVLLKPMISAIGRGK; encoded by the coding sequence ATGAAAAAGAAAATAGTTATTGTAGGAGGAGGTAATGCAGGAAGCGTGATTGCTAATTTACTAGCTGAAAAACTTGACGTTACCGTAATAGAACCTAATGATTATCACGTTTATCAACCAGGGTTAGTTGACTACATGATAGGATATGTTAACAGGGAAAAAATTATTAAGCCTATTAATGTATTATTAAAACCTTCGGTAAGATTAGTCAAGGCAAGGGCGAGGAAGATAATACCAGAGGATAGGGCTGTAATTACTGAAGATGAGAAGAAATATGAGGCTGACTATTTAGTTATAGCTACTGGTGGAGAGAATAAGGCATTATTTAATATAAGAGGATATCATACATTAGCTGAAGGAGACAATATTAGAGAGATAATAAATAGTCCTAAAGGCAAAAATTTCGTTATAGGCTCGTTACCCGGTGTAATAAAGTGCCCTGCAGCTCCATGGGAGATATCATTTTTATTGAAGTCTAAGTATCCAGAAGCTAATGTGACAATTTTAATTCCCGCTAAACAGCCCCCACCTATACAGCTTCCAATATCTACCTTATTTTCAAAGATAGCGTCATCCTTAGGTATAAAAATATTGAAAGGGTTTGTCATAGGTGAAGTAAATTATGATAGTAAGACAATTATATCTACGGAGGGAGAGAAGACTAGTTTTGACAATTTAATAATAGATACTCCTATAATGACAACTTTCCCTGATCTTGCCGATAACTCTGGGCTAATACCAGTAGACAAACATACACTCCTTCATAGTGACGGTGTTTTCGTTGTCGGAGACGCTAATAATACACCAACACCAAAAACTGGAGCAGCAGCTCATCTACAAGCTGAAACAGTTGTAAATAACATTTTAGCCGAAGTTGAGGGTAATAGAAGTAAAGAACTTTATCGTGGAGATGCTATGTGCGCATTATATACTAGTAGAAGAGAAGGCGCATTAGTTTGGCTAAATTACGATAGAAGTAAGGTATTAGGTCCAAGTACAATTTATCGTTATATGAAGGAGATGTTCATTAACTTATATTGGTCGAGTCTTAATGGTAGCATTGACGTATTATTAAAGCCTATGATTTCTGCAATCGGAAGGGGTAAATGA
- the sat gene encoding sulfate adenylyltransferase: MIQDIGHGRIEIKERITRVNDFNELSKINVRRQIAHEIISIAYGFLSPLKGFMNYEEVSHVINEMRLPNGTLWPIPILFDIGEINGIKEGDIIGITYDNKPLAIMKVEQIFKYDKKEIAEKVYKTTDLKHPGVKRTLEYDNYFLSGEISLIEEPKFNDPYNKFWLTPRRHREIFRSKGWKNVVAFQTRNVPHTGHEYLMKYAWFSANDGLSVNDSPKTGILVNVVVGEKRIGDYIDEAILLTHEAISKYGYISSKVHTISFTLWDMRYAGPKEAILHAIIRSNLGCTHHVFGRDHAGVGNYYSPYEAHEIFEKINEDDLLIKPIFIRENYYCPKCGSIENDILCDHKGEKQEFSGSLLRSIIMDEVKPTKMVMRPEVYNVLIESSRDYGFGSPFVTKEYLRRRRNIFELGEKK; this comes from the coding sequence ATGATCCAAGATATAGGTCATGGAAGAATAGAGATAAAAGAGAGGATCACGAGGGTTAACGACTTCAATGAGTTAAGTAAGATCAACGTAAGAAGGCAAATAGCTCATGAAATAATAAGTATTGCATATGGCTTTCTATCTCCTCTGAAAGGCTTCATGAACTATGAAGAAGTCTCTCATGTTATAAACGAAATGAGGTTACCCAATGGCACACTTTGGCCTATACCTATACTATTTGATATAGGTGAAATTAATGGGATAAAAGAAGGGGACATTATAGGCATAACATATGATAACAAACCTTTAGCCATAATGAAAGTTGAGCAGATATTCAAGTATGATAAAAAAGAAATTGCTGAAAAAGTGTATAAGACTACCGACCTTAAACATCCTGGAGTAAAGAGAACTTTAGAGTATGATAACTACTTCTTATCAGGTGAGATAAGCCTTATAGAGGAGCCAAAATTTAACGACCCTTATAATAAATTTTGGTTAACTCCAAGGAGACATAGAGAAATTTTTAGGAGTAAAGGTTGGAAGAATGTTGTTGCCTTTCAGACCAGAAATGTTCCTCATACTGGGCATGAATATTTAATGAAATATGCTTGGTTTTCGGCAAATGATGGGTTAAGCGTTAACGACTCTCCTAAGACTGGAATCCTAGTTAACGTAGTAGTTGGAGAAAAGAGGATAGGGGATTACATTGATGAGGCTATACTCTTGACTCATGAAGCTATATCAAAGTATGGATACATTAGTAGTAAAGTCCATACAATTTCGTTTACACTTTGGGATATGAGGTATGCAGGACCTAAAGAGGCTATATTACACGCCATAATAAGGAGTAATTTAGGGTGCACTCATCACGTATTCGGCAGGGATCACGCTGGTGTAGGAAACTATTATTCGCCTTATGAAGCCCATGAGATATTTGAGAAGATAAATGAAGACGATTTATTAATTAAACCAATTTTTATTAGAGAAAACTACTATTGTCCTAAGTGTGGGAGTATAGAGAACGATATATTGTGCGATCACAAAGGAGAAAAACAAGAGTTTAGTGGTAGCCTACTTCGGAGTATAATTATGGACGAGGTCAAACCGACAAAAATGGTTATGAGACCAGAGGTGTATAATGTCTTGATTGAGTCGTCAAGGGATTATGGTTTTGGAAGTCCATTCGTAACTAAGGAATATCTACGTAGGAGGAGAAATATATTCGAATTAGGTGAGAAGAAATGA
- a CDS encoding acetate uptake transporter, with translation MTEQKRANPAPLGLSGFALTTLVLSTFNAGLLSSSGVGVVLGLAAFYGGLAQLLAGILEWRAGNTFGYTAFFTYGAFWEWYFLTAMGVFGNVTAAGIGLVLIAFGIFTLIMWFGTFKSNLGLFMTFLLLWITFFLLGVGAMTGNVGLTHAGGYVGILTAIAAWYTGLAIVVSESLGAKAPLGKAPMS, from the coding sequence ATGACCGAGCAAAAAAGAGCAAACCCAGCTCCGCTTGGTTTATCAGGTTTCGCCTTAACTACACTGGTCCTAAGTACTTTCAATGCAGGACTACTATCCTCTTCTGGAGTTGGAGTGGTCTTAGGGTTAGCTGCGTTTTACGGCGGGTTAGCCCAATTATTAGCTGGGATCTTAGAGTGGAGAGCGGGTAATACATTCGGATATACAGCTTTCTTCACATATGGAGCGTTCTGGGAGTGGTATTTCCTTACGGCTATGGGAGTATTTGGAAATGTTACTGCAGCTGGAATTGGCCTAGTCTTAATAGCGTTTGGTATCTTCACGCTTATAATGTGGTTTGGCACATTCAAGAGTAATTTGGGATTATTTATGACGTTCCTATTATTGTGGATAACCTTCTTCCTTCTAGGAGTAGGAGCTATGACTGGAAATGTAGGATTAACACATGCAGGAGGTTATGTAGGAATATTAACGGCAATAGCAGCATGGTATACTGGTTTAGCAATAGTAGTTTCGGAAAGCTTAGGAGCAAAGGCTCCATTAGGAAAAGCTCCAATGTCATAA